The following are encoded in a window of Lacinutrix sp. WUR7 genomic DNA:
- a CDS encoding sensor histidine kinase encodes MRYLLLCISLLMFQLSFSQKDEIVDFGQNLIHENKLDEAITYYAKRLVEPRSEEQKIHLLLGFAEVYKLKLDYNTASDYYIKAFESIKNIDDKQLKFLYHVKMAEFFRKRTMLAESAAQLDKAALILKGNKVEDLYLAKYYNRKAALFTEFYHIQDSTLFYANKSLDLSKKIKDKDNVFYSLLEIAGVYERKKDYKTAIRYLEEIIDVARSNNMEQQEADAYISYIMALSRSNQLDKALKMALYAADFSKKNNLLYNEIIFNENIQNLYFRLNNTEKAYEYLKDRLALTTKYNEIQKEELLLNVEAQYKLTDKENQITINNLEIINQKKELASNQIKLLVSIGLLIAVISLALLISYFLKKEKKSNKQLKHLSQENQFLLSEANHRINNNLQLVVILISDQLKKSSKDNNFQLKNILTKVEAISTLHKHLYKNEDIRTVDACSYLNDVKKSFFALFAENNIQTNFKIASVDIPSDYAMYLGLLLSELSINSIKHAFHTQENKGINFELKHNDNWLSFHYSDNGTTSLNKTMKPKLVDKICRQMEMDYKITTENGFSFSLVKELHND; translated from the coding sequence ATGAGATATCTTCTTCTTTGTATTTCATTGCTTATGTTTCAATTGTCCTTTTCTCAAAAGGATGAAATTGTAGATTTTGGTCAAAATTTAATTCACGAAAATAAACTAGATGAAGCAATAACCTATTATGCTAAACGCTTAGTAGAACCTCGTAGTGAGGAACAGAAAATTCATTTGCTTTTAGGATTTGCAGAAGTGTATAAACTTAAACTAGATTATAACACAGCTAGTGATTATTACATTAAGGCTTTTGAGAGCATTAAAAATATAGATGATAAGCAGTTAAAGTTTTTATACCATGTAAAAATGGCAGAGTTTTTTAGGAAGAGAACCATGCTAGCCGAATCTGCAGCTCAGCTTGATAAAGCAGCACTTATTTTAAAGGGGAATAAGGTGGAAGATCTTTATTTAGCTAAATATTACAATCGTAAAGCAGCACTTTTTACAGAGTTTTATCACATACAAGATTCTACACTTTTTTATGCCAATAAATCACTGGATTTATCAAAAAAAATAAAGGATAAAGATAATGTGTTTTATTCTTTACTTGAAATTGCAGGTGTTTATGAACGTAAAAAAGATTATAAAACGGCAATACGCTATTTAGAGGAAATTATTGATGTTGCAAGAAGTAATAATATGGAGCAACAGGAAGCTGATGCTTATATAAGTTATATTATGGCTTTATCAAGAAGCAATCAATTAGACAAAGCATTGAAAATGGCTTTATATGCAGCCGATTTTTCTAAAAAAAACAATTTATTATACAATGAAATAATCTTTAATGAGAATATTCAAAACTTGTATTTTAGACTTAATAATACAGAAAAAGCATACGAGTATTTAAAAGACAGATTAGCACTTACTACGAAGTATAATGAAATACAAAAGGAGGAATTGTTATTAAATGTAGAAGCGCAATATAAACTAACAGATAAAGAAAATCAAATTACCATTAATAATCTCGAGATTATTAATCAAAAGAAGGAATTAGCTTCTAACCAAATAAAATTATTGGTTAGTATTGGTTTACTTATAGCGGTGATATCTTTGGCATTATTGATTTCCTACTTCTTGAAAAAGGAGAAGAAGAGCAATAAACAATTGAAACATTTATCTCAAGAAAATCAGTTTTTATTAAGTGAAGCCAATCATCGTATTAATAATAATTTGCAATTAGTTGTTATTTTAATTTCCGATCAATTAAAGAAATCTAGCAAGGATAACAATTTTCAGCTAAAAAATATTTTAACTAAAGTCGAAGCTATTTCTACATTGCACAAACATCTGTATAAAAATGAGGACATAAGAACAGTAGATGCATGCAGTTATTTAAACGATGTTAAAAAGAGTTTCTTTGCATTGTTTGCAGAAAATAATATTCAAACAAATTTTAAGATTGCTTCTGTAGATATTCCTTCAGACTATGCAATGTATTTAGGGTTGTTACTTTCAGAGTTATCTATAAATTCTATAAAACACGCTTTCCATACGCAAGAAAATAAAGGAATCAATTTTGAATTGAAGCACAACGATAATTGGCTGTCTTTTCACTATTCCGATAACGGAACGACTTCATTAAATAAAACAATGAAACCCAAATTGGTAGATAAAATCTGCCGACAAATGGAAATGGATTACAAGATTACTACCGAAAACGGATTCTCATTTTCACTAGTTAAAGAACTACATAATGACTAA
- a CDS encoding asparagine synthetase B: MKKIITLILILLVTHTYASYILIPMDAETQKNHLKAYGITYWTLEKQLKVKWLLNYRGGSFLLPDSQEIQRECQIRGVSFEVLSNAKAEGILEEISSPSKNMEAIVLEKAPKIAVYTPRGKLPWDDAVTMVLSYAEIPYETIYDEEVLNDALLLYDWLHLHHEDFTGQYGKFYRAYKTASWYIEEKKEAEALATKLGYDKVSQEKLAVSLKIRDYVIGGGFMFAMCSATDSFDIALSAQGLDICEPMFDGDGSDANYQNKIDYSKTFAFKDYTLEQSPNVYEFSSIDMTQKRRISKTVDYFTLMDYSAKWDPIPSMLCQNHTALVKGFMGQTTSFTREEIKSNVLVMGENKSNGEAKYIHGIKGKGFFTFYGGHDPEDYTHRVGDPKTELDLHPTSPGYRLILNNVLFPAAKKKKQKT; encoded by the coding sequence ATGAAAAAAATAATCACATTAATTCTAATACTTTTAGTAACACACACTTATGCTTCTTACATTCTAATTCCTATGGATGCAGAAACGCAAAAGAACCATTTAAAGGCCTACGGAATTACCTATTGGACTTTAGAAAAACAGCTAAAAGTAAAATGGCTACTTAATTATCGTGGGGGATCTTTTCTTTTACCAGATAGTCAGGAAATTCAGCGCGAATGCCAAATACGAGGCGTTTCTTTCGAGGTTTTATCTAACGCTAAAGCGGAAGGTATTCTAGAAGAAATTAGTAGTCCGAGTAAAAACATGGAAGCCATTGTATTAGAAAAAGCACCAAAAATTGCAGTCTATACACCAAGAGGAAAATTACCTTGGGACGATGCAGTTACTATGGTTTTAAGCTATGCTGAAATTCCTTATGAAACCATTTACGATGAAGAAGTTTTAAACGATGCACTTTTATTGTATGATTGGTTGCATTTACATCATGAAGATTTCACAGGACAATATGGTAAGTTTTATAGAGCATATAAAACGGCTTCCTGGTATATTGAAGAAAAAAAAGAAGCAGAAGCACTAGCTACTAAATTAGGATACGATAAAGTTTCACAAGAAAAATTAGCCGTTTCCTTAAAAATACGAGACTATGTAATTGGTGGCGGATTCATGTTTGCCATGTGTAGCGCAACAGATAGTTTTGATATTGCACTTTCTGCACAAGGATTAGATATTTGTGAACCTATGTTTGATGGCGATGGAAGTGACGCTAATTATCAAAATAAAATTGACTACAGCAAAACCTTTGCATTCAAGGATTATACCTTAGAGCAAAGCCCAAATGTGTACGAGTTCTCTAGCATAGATATGACCCAAAAAAGACGGATTTCTAAAACGGTAGATTATTTTACGTTGATGGATTACTCGGCTAAATGGGATCCAATTCCTAGTATGTTATGTCAAAATCACACGGCATTAGTTAAAGGTTTTATGGGACAAACCACTTCTTTTACACGTGAAGAAATTAAAAGTAACGTTTTGGTTATGGGAGAAAATAAATCGAATGGAGAAGCAAAATACATTCACGGTATCAAAGGAAAAGGATTTTTCACCTTTTATGGTGGTCATGATCCCGAAGATTATACCCATCGCGTTGGGGATCCTAAAACCGAATTAGACCTGCATCCAACTTCCCCAGGTTATAGACTTATCTTAAATAATGTGTTATTTCCTGCTGCCAAAAAGAAGAAGCAGAAAACCTAG
- a CDS encoding sulfotransferase family protein, with translation MEKTKRICLWSGPRNISTTLMYSFAQRQDTKVVDEPLYAHYLSNTDAKDYHPGTQDILYTLEQDGNKVIAEMMTNTSSPVFFFKNMTHHLLNLDRGFMKEVYNVILTRDPVEMLPSFDKVIHNPTIEDVGYAKHTELLDYMETNNIKPIVLDSKRVLLNPKKVLTQLCDFIGIPFDENMLHWQAGARPEDGVWAKYWYANIHKSTGYLAYKPKTETFPEHLKPLLNQCKPHYNTLLKYAIG, from the coding sequence ATGGAAAAGACTAAACGCATCTGTTTATGGTCTGGGCCTAGAAATATTTCTACCACTTTAATGTATAGTTTTGCACAAAGACAAGATACAAAAGTGGTGGATGAACCTTTATATGCCCACTATTTAAGTAATACCGATGCAAAAGACTATCATCCAGGAACCCAAGATATCTTATATACTTTAGAACAGGATGGTAATAAGGTGATAGCCGAAATGATGACCAATACTTCCAGTCCTGTTTTCTTTTTTAAAAATATGACACATCATTTATTAAACTTGGATAGAGGTTTTATGAAAGAGGTATACAATGTGATACTAACGCGAGATCCTGTAGAAATGCTTCCTTCGTTTGATAAGGTAATCCATAATCCAACTATAGAAGATGTTGGTTATGCCAAACATACCGAGTTGTTAGATTATATGGAAACAAATAATATAAAACCAATTGTTTTAGATTCGAAACGTGTTTTATTAAATCCGAAGAAAGTTCTAACCCAATTATGCGATTTTATAGGTATTCCTTTTGATGAAAACATGTTGCATTGGCAAGCTGGAGCTAGACCAGAAGATGGTGTTTGGGCAAAATATTGGTATGCAAATATTCATAAATCTACGGGATATTTAGCCTACAAACCAAAGACCGAAACTTTCCCAGAGCATTTAAAACCGTTATTAAACCAATGCAAACCTCATTATAATACATTACTTAAATACGCTATTGGTTAA
- a CDS encoding aminotransferase class IV, protein MVHGTHNAVEDSRNKDIQIYINGEFYPREDAKISVLDSGYLVGDGIWEALRLHKGVLVFLKDHLDRLWQSAASVGMQFPFTKEGLIEEVWKTLNKNNMQDHVHVRIMITRGIKKTPSQDPRLTISGPNVVILPEYKKASPESKEKGITLFTSTIRRGSPDYLDPRLNCHSKLHEVQALIQAIEAGADEALMLDVNGFVATCNATNFFIIKDNEVYTSTGQYCMNGITRAKVIEACKINNIPCHQKDFSLFDVYGADEAFVTGTFGGLTPVTKIDGRIIGEKSYGDFTRKLSGLYNELIDKEVADGKD, encoded by the coding sequence ATGGTTCATGGTACGCATAATGCTGTAGAAGACAGCAGAAATAAAGACATTCAAATTTATATTAACGGAGAATTCTACCCAAGAGAGGACGCTAAAATTTCGGTTTTAGATAGTGGTTATCTTGTAGGAGATGGAATCTGGGAAGCACTACGATTACACAAAGGGGTTCTCGTTTTTCTAAAAGATCATTTAGATAGATTGTGGCAATCTGCAGCAAGCGTTGGTATGCAGTTTCCTTTTACTAAAGAAGGATTGATTGAAGAAGTCTGGAAAACCTTAAACAAGAATAATATGCAAGACCATGTGCACGTGCGTATTATGATTACTAGAGGAATTAAAAAAACACCATCTCAAGATCCTAGACTAACTATTTCTGGACCAAATGTGGTTATTTTACCAGAATACAAAAAAGCGTCTCCAGAAAGTAAAGAAAAAGGAATCACTTTATTTACAAGTACCATTCGTCGTGGTTCTCCAGATTATTTAGATCCTAGATTAAATTGCCATAGTAAACTGCACGAAGTACAAGCACTTATTCAAGCCATTGAAGCTGGAGCCGACGAAGCTTTAATGCTCGATGTCAACGGTTTTGTTGCTACTTGTAACGCCACTAATTTTTTCATTATAAAAGATAACGAAGTGTATACTTCTACCGGGCAATATTGCATGAATGGTATTACCAGAGCAAAAGTTATTGAAGCGTGCAAAATAAATAATATTCCATGTCATCAAAAAGACTTCTCTTTGTTTGATGTATATGGTGCAGATGAAGCTTTTGTAACTGGAACATTTGGAGGCTTAACACCAGTAACAAAAATTGATGGTAGAATAATAGGTGAGAAATCTTATGGCGATTTTACTAGAAAGCTAAGCGGTTTATATAATGAGCTTATAGATAAAGAAGTTGCAGATGGAAAAGACTAA